The Gopherus evgoodei ecotype Sinaloan lineage chromosome 4, rGopEvg1_v1.p, whole genome shotgun sequence nucleotide sequence TATCTTCTGGGCATGAACTTATAGGGCCTCCCCTCCACCTCtgggtctcttccagtcctgccCTTCCAGGAGGTTTGGGGCCGCAGCTTCTGTCGGCCCTTGGAGATGCTGGTGGATATTGTGTCCGAGTACCCCAGTGAGGTGGAGCACATGTTCAGCCCTTCCTGCATCTCCCTGCAACGCTGCACTGGCTGCTGCGGAGACGagacactgcagtgtgtccctgtGGAGACGGCCAATGTCACCATGCAGGTAAGAGCCAGGTGGGCTCAGCTCACAGCGCAGGGACTCAGGTTCCTCTCCTGGCAGCTAAGATAACAATGTCAGGGCATAACACAAACATGGGAAATTAAGGCATGGAGAGGTTAGCTGACTTCCCCAGGGCACAGTGAGTGAATCAGTATCAGAGCCAGCAGCAGAAGTCAGCAGTCATTCCTGACATTCCACCGAaccccaaggcaggctctttcccCACATCCATGCTTCGCCCTTGGAGGTGTGTGGGCTGGGACAATGCCCCCCTCGCTGGCTCTTTGCTGTTCTCCCTTTTATGTCGTCTTTGTTGCTGAAAGGTCTCATCTTGGACCTTACAGTTACAAACACAGGGAGCCCGACACTGCGTGTATCCATGTGGATGTGTGAGATGAGAGCGGTTTGTTGTCCCTGTGATGTGTGGTGCCCCCTGGTGTGGTGGTGTGAGGTGGACACTGCCCTGAAGTTGCAGCAAAATGAATCCCTGGGTCTCtggttctgtttttttctctgcCCCTCTCATCATAACCAGAGGTGTCTTTTTGGGGTTCCTGGGCCACCTACCCATCACCATTTATAGCTAGTAACTGCATTGGCATCCTGAGAGCCCTGTTCCTCTGGGACATCAGAAGCCTGTGGGGATGGAGAGGATGAGGGCGGTGCTGAGGCAGGCTGGCAGGAGAACAGGAGaagcaaaacaatgttttcaGGATCTGCTGGACCCAGGCTGTGGGGACTACACATTCTTTGGGTGGGAAATCTCGGGGTGCATGGATGGAGCATGACGCTTCTCTCCTTTCCAACAGCCTCAGGAGGCTGCACTCTTACTTCacagccctcccccagcaccacctaAGGCGCCTGAGATCAGCACGCAGCCCTGgcaaggagcagaggggaggggaatgaTGAATCAGCTTTGCCATGGAGGTGTAGGGAATTACTTTTGTTCCTTTTTAGCTCCTGAAGATGAAGCCAGTGGGGCAGATGCCCTATGTGGAACTGTCCTTTACAGAGCACAGGCAGTGCACGTGCAGGTATGGACCATCCCGGCTCATTCTTCTCCACCATGCAGGGAGTCGCCAAGAGCAGGAGAGACCCTAGGGTGTGTCACCTCTTACAGTGAAGGCCTCAAACCCTTCCACAACCCAGGGGTTGGCAGGCCACCATGGACCCCTTGCTAAGTGGCTCTCCAGCACCATCTAGTGGCCTCTCACGGACATatagaggctgttccagaaccatATTGTTTCCCAGCTTGCTCAGAAGCTCTGATTGCTGAAGAATGAgtcaggcccagattttcaaaagtggcctctggTTTTGGATGCCTCAATGTTAGGGGTTCAAACTGAGAGACAAGAGGCCTGATTTTGAGAGGTGTGGGGCAACTACAGCTCCTGTTGCCACCACTGAAGTTGCGGGTGCTTAGCACCTCGGCAAATCAAGCACAAGGGATGTCAGTTTGGATTCCCAAAACTAGTGGCCACTCTTTTGGCCGTGTCTGACCCTCACTCTAGTTCCTCATCTGTGCTGTGTCCTGGCGTCTCCCCTTATCTCCAGGTGCTACTTTGACTGAGAGAAGCTACACTGCATTAAATATTTTCCGGGTGTGCATTTGTCACAAGTCATTTATGTCATTGGCAAAAGGATGTTTTATCATTGCAAGGGGGAGGAGCCCAAGCGTGGGAGTTCTGGCAGGCAATCTGTCAATTAGGATGTAGTTCCAACCCTGTGAAATCAATGCTATTTCCCTAGCATCCCATCCTCCCCCAGTACCTAGGGGCTCTGCAGATGCCACATGTGCAGTGTGATCATTTTACTCACTCCTTTTTCTTCTCCAGGCCTCGACGGGATACACTGAAGTCAGGAAGGTAAGTGCTAGAAGCAGGGATTCTGGAGTTTGGGACTCTC carries:
- the PGF gene encoding placenta growth factor, giving the protein MQLLSSFLKLLVALVLQASHTQQWDRFSRNSTSEGQVLPFQEVWGRSFCRPLEMLVDIVSEYPSEVEHMFSPSCISLQRCTGCCGDETLQCVPVETANVTMQLLKMKPVGQMPYVELSFTEHRQCTCRPRRDTLKSGRRRPKGRGKRKREKQRPKGCDLCAIPRR